Proteins co-encoded in one Rhodococcus sp. PAMC28707 genomic window:
- a CDS encoding NDMA-dependent alcohol dehydrogenase has product MKIKAAVLFEPHKPFEIIELDMDGPGPGEVLIKYVAAGLCHSDLHLLDGDLPPRFPIVGGHEGSGIIEEVGPGVTKVKPGDHVVCSFIPNCGTCRYCSTGRQSLCDMGATILEGSMTDGSFRRRDSKGTEFGAMCMLGTFADRATISQHSVVKVDDWLPLEVAVLVGCGVPSGWGTAVYAGGVRAGDSVIIYGIGGLGINAVQGAVHSGAKHVIVVDPLEFKRNQALKFGATHAFADYASAQEKLTELTWGQGADQALILVGTVDEEVVQAATAAIGKGGTVVITGLADPAALTVHVSGTDLTLNQKTIKGTLFGSANPQYDIVRLLRLYDAGQLKLDELITTTYSLEQVNEGYQDLRDGKNMRGVIHF; this is encoded by the coding sequence GTGAAAATCAAAGCAGCTGTTCTGTTCGAGCCTCACAAGCCGTTCGAGATCATCGAACTCGACATGGATGGTCCCGGACCCGGCGAGGTACTCATCAAGTACGTTGCCGCCGGGCTGTGCCATTCGGATCTACACCTCCTCGACGGGGACCTACCCCCACGTTTCCCGATCGTCGGCGGCCACGAAGGCTCCGGCATCATCGAAGAAGTCGGGCCAGGCGTCACCAAGGTCAAGCCCGGCGATCACGTCGTATGCTCGTTCATCCCGAACTGCGGCACCTGCCGCTACTGTTCGACCGGCCGACAAAGCCTGTGCGACATGGGCGCAACCATTCTCGAAGGCAGCATGACCGACGGCAGCTTCCGCCGTCGTGACAGCAAGGGTACCGAGTTCGGCGCCATGTGCATGCTCGGCACCTTCGCCGATCGCGCCACCATTTCCCAACACTCGGTCGTCAAGGTCGACGACTGGCTGCCGTTGGAAGTCGCCGTGCTCGTCGGCTGCGGCGTCCCCTCCGGTTGGGGAACCGCTGTCTACGCAGGCGGGGTTCGAGCGGGTGATTCGGTCATCATCTACGGCATCGGTGGCCTAGGCATCAACGCCGTGCAAGGCGCTGTTCACTCCGGCGCCAAGCACGTCATCGTCGTCGACCCGCTCGAATTCAAGCGCAACCAAGCACTGAAATTCGGTGCCACACATGCTTTCGCGGACTACGCATCAGCGCAGGAGAAGCTCACCGAGCTCACCTGGGGACAGGGTGCCGATCAAGCGCTGATCCTCGTCGGGACCGTCGACGAAGAGGTCGTCCAGGCTGCGACCGCCGCGATCGGCAAAGGCGGAACCGTCGTCATCACCGGTCTTGCCGATCCTGCGGCCCTGACCGTCCACGTCTCGGGCACCGATCTCACGCTCAATCAGAAGACGATCAAGGGCACTCTGTTCGGGTCGGCGAACCCGCAGTACGACATCGTTCGACTTCTGCGCCTCTACGACGCCGGGCAGCTGAAATTGGACGAGTTGATCACCACGACGTACAGCCTCGAGCAGGTCAACGAGGGATACCAGGACCTACGCGACGGCAAGAACATGCGAGGTGTCATCCACTTCTAG
- a CDS encoding acyl-CoA dehydrogenase family protein, translating into MSFFETTDRAKKYETDLLEFMDSHIYPAETVYSEQMRELGDPHGQPQIIEDLKKEARSRGLWNLFHPHPEWGPGLTNLEYAPLAEIMGRSLLAPEACNCNAPDTGNMEVLTLFGTEEHKEKYLKPLLDGTIRSAFAMTEPAVASSDATNIEMSMVEDGDDYILNGRKWWTSNALHKNCKVLIVMGKTDPDAATHRQQSMLVVPIDAPGVTVVRNLPVFGYIDREGHAEVLFENVRVPSKDVLKGPGEGFAISQARLGPGRIHHAMRTIGVAERALELLCRRAVSRVTFGKPIATRANIQDWIAEARIDIEMTRLLTLKAAYLMDTVGNKQARTEIAAIKVAAPEMALKIIDRAIQVHGGGGVSDDFPLAMMYAHIRALRLADGPDEVHKMSIAKMELRKYM; encoded by the coding sequence GTGTCGTTCTTCGAAACTACCGACCGAGCCAAGAAGTACGAAACCGACCTGCTCGAGTTCATGGACTCGCACATCTACCCGGCCGAGACCGTGTACAGCGAACAAATGCGAGAACTCGGCGATCCACACGGTCAACCTCAGATCATCGAGGACCTCAAGAAGGAAGCCCGGTCACGGGGACTCTGGAATCTCTTCCACCCGCACCCCGAATGGGGGCCAGGGCTCACCAACCTCGAATATGCCCCGCTCGCCGAGATCATGGGTCGAAGCCTGCTCGCGCCCGAGGCGTGCAATTGCAACGCCCCCGACACCGGCAACATGGAGGTCTTGACGCTTTTCGGGACCGAAGAGCACAAAGAGAAGTACCTGAAGCCCCTGCTGGACGGCACAATTCGATCCGCATTCGCCATGACCGAACCTGCAGTTGCCAGTTCCGATGCCACCAACATCGAGATGAGCATGGTGGAAGACGGTGACGACTACATCCTCAACGGCCGCAAGTGGTGGACGTCCAACGCGTTGCACAAGAATTGCAAGGTGCTCATCGTCATGGGCAAGACCGATCCGGATGCGGCCACCCACCGTCAGCAGTCGATGTTGGTCGTCCCGATCGATGCTCCCGGCGTCACGGTCGTCCGCAATCTCCCGGTCTTCGGCTACATCGACCGAGAAGGTCATGCCGAGGTGCTCTTCGAGAATGTTCGAGTGCCCTCGAAGGACGTGTTGAAAGGCCCGGGTGAAGGTTTCGCCATCAGCCAGGCACGTCTCGGACCCGGTCGCATCCACCACGCGATGCGCACCATCGGCGTGGCCGAGCGTGCACTCGAATTGCTCTGTCGCCGTGCGGTATCGCGAGTCACGTTCGGAAAGCCGATTGCGACACGCGCCAACATTCAGGACTGGATAGCCGAGGCGCGCATCGATATCGAGATGACGCGACTACTGACATTGAAGGCCGCATACCTGATGGACACGGTCGGCAACAAACAAGCGCGTACCGAGATCGCAGCCATCAAGGTTGCTGCGCCCGAGATGGCACTGAAGATCATCGACCGCGCCATCCAGGTCCACGGCGGCGGCGGCGTCAGCGACGACTTTCCACTGGCCATGATGTACGCCCACATTCGGGCCCTGCGACTCGCCGACGGTCCCGACGAGGTGCACAAGATGTCCATCGCGAAGATGGAGTTACGCAAATACATGTGA
- a CDS encoding NAD(P)/FAD-dependent oxidoreductase — MTQTIEPVEATRFQSPQERVDAWLADFEAALTARDIERVTAKFTVSSFWRDLVTFTWNLKTVEGREGIAAMLEDRLDDTDPSNFRTIEAPDEADGVTSAWIEFETATSRGKGHLRLKNDPETGEDTAWTLLTTMQELKGYEERQGHTRIKGAVHGSNADTQNWAEKKEIEEKELGYTVQPYALIVGGGQGGIALGARFRQMGVPAIVVDRANRPGDQWRGRYKSLCLHDPVWYDHLPYLPFPANWPVFAPKDKIGDWLEMYTKVMEVPYWSRTTAKSATYDEATEEWTVILDRDGEEVILRPKQLVMATGMSGKKNVPNFPGMDEFEGEQHHSSEHPGPDAYVGKKVVVVGSNNSAHDICKALYETGVDVTMLQRSSTHIVKSDSLCEIALGDLYSERAVESGMTTQKADLTFASLPYRIMHEFQIPVYQQIAEKDKDFYDRLEKAGFQHDFGDDGSGLFMKYLRRGSGYYIDVGASELVADGKIKLVAGQVDRISKTGVVLADGKELPADLIVYATGYGSMNGWVTDLIDQETADKVGKCWGLGSDTTKDPGPWEGEQRNMWKPTQQKNLWFHGGNLHQSRHYSLYLALQIKARYEGIDTPTFGLQEVHHLK; from the coding sequence ATGACCCAGACCATCGAGCCTGTAGAAGCAACACGGTTTCAGAGCCCCCAGGAACGCGTCGACGCATGGTTGGCCGACTTCGAGGCCGCACTGACGGCCCGGGATATAGAGCGGGTCACTGCCAAGTTCACCGTGAGCAGTTTCTGGCGAGATCTGGTCACGTTCACGTGGAACCTGAAGACCGTCGAGGGCCGTGAGGGAATCGCGGCCATGTTGGAGGACCGTCTCGACGACACCGACCCGTCGAATTTTCGGACGATCGAAGCCCCCGACGAGGCCGACGGTGTCACTTCGGCGTGGATCGAGTTCGAGACCGCGACCAGCCGCGGCAAGGGGCATCTGCGTTTGAAGAACGACCCGGAAACCGGGGAGGACACGGCCTGGACGCTGCTCACCACGATGCAGGAACTCAAAGGCTACGAGGAGCGCCAGGGCCACACCCGCATCAAGGGCGCGGTGCACGGCTCCAACGCCGACACCCAGAACTGGGCGGAGAAGAAGGAGATCGAGGAAAAGGAACTCGGCTACACGGTCCAGCCGTACGCATTGATCGTCGGCGGTGGCCAGGGCGGAATTGCTCTCGGCGCACGATTCCGCCAAATGGGTGTGCCCGCGATCGTCGTCGATCGCGCGAACCGGCCCGGGGATCAGTGGCGCGGACGCTACAAGTCCCTGTGCCTGCACGATCCGGTCTGGTACGACCACCTGCCGTACTTGCCGTTCCCAGCCAACTGGCCGGTCTTCGCCCCGAAGGACAAGATCGGCGATTGGCTCGAGATGTACACCAAGGTCATGGAGGTTCCGTACTGGAGCCGGACCACCGCGAAGTCCGCAACATACGACGAGGCCACCGAAGAATGGACCGTCATCCTCGACCGCGACGGCGAGGAAGTGATCCTGCGACCCAAGCAGTTGGTGATGGCCACCGGAATGTCCGGTAAGAAGAACGTTCCGAACTTCCCAGGAATGGACGAATTCGAAGGCGAGCAGCACCATTCGAGCGAACACCCCGGTCCCGACGCGTACGTCGGCAAGAAGGTCGTCGTCGTCGGATCGAACAATTCAGCGCACGACATCTGCAAGGCACTGTACGAAACAGGCGTCGACGTGACGATGCTGCAGCGATCGTCCACACACATCGTCAAGTCCGATTCGTTGTGCGAGATCGCCCTCGGTGACCTGTATTCCGAGCGTGCCGTCGAATCCGGAATGACGACGCAGAAGGCCGACTTGACGTTCGCCTCGCTGCCGTACCGGATAATGCACGAGTTCCAGATCCCGGTGTACCAGCAGATCGCGGAGAAGGACAAGGACTTCTACGATCGACTGGAGAAGGCCGGCTTTCAGCATGATTTCGGCGACGACGGTTCAGGGTTGTTCATGAAGTACCTGCGCCGGGGTTCGGGATATTACATCGATGTCGGCGCCTCGGAACTCGTCGCCGACGGAAAGATCAAACTTGTTGCTGGACAGGTCGATCGGATCAGTAAGACCGGTGTCGTGCTGGCCGACGGCAAAGAACTGCCCGCGGACCTCATCGTCTACGCGACCGGTTACGGGTCGATGAACGGCTGGGTCACCGACCTGATCGATCAGGAGACCGCGGACAAGGTCGGCAAGTGCTGGGGCCTCGGCTCGGACACCACCAAGGACCCTGGCCCGTGGGAGGGAGAGCAGCGCAACATGTGGAAGCCGACGCAGCAGAAGAACCTGTGGTTCCATGGCGGCAATCTCCACCAATCACGACACTATTCGCTGTACCTGGCACTGCAGATCAAGGCACGCTACGAGGGCATCGACACCCCGACCTTCGGCCTGCAGGAAGTGCATCACCTGAAGTAA
- a CDS encoding NAD(P)/FAD-dependent oxidoreductase: MRTFGRGSRTKTPLPLAPARIVVVGGGFGGFHALRRLQKLLEPERVSLTLVAPTDYLLYSPLLPEVATGVLDPRDIAVSIRQTLRRTRTVLGHVSSIDFGERTLRVEGRDGITEIEWDKLILAPGSVTRQFDIPGVAENAHGLKTLSEATFIRNHVLAQLDAADSLPDTPAGRAERIERLTVVAVGAGYTGTEFVAQMQNWVKGIATRWASIDPSDVRWLLVDLAPAVLPELGDKLGKEAMDVLTARGVEIRLEVSVASATATSVTLTDGTVVPSRTLVWGAGVAPSPLIAKLDLPTEKGRLVVEPDMTVAGVPNVWAIGDAAAVPDLALDASKPTPPTAQHAQRQGVQVAKNVAASLGVGESKPYFHKDLGLVADLGGFDGVAKPLGIPLKGPVAKFVARSYHLYALPTAAARVRVATDWLYSTILPTRVVNLDQVRAEDALIAKAQGQ; the protein is encoded by the coding sequence ATGCGCACATTCGGTCGTGGCTCCCGAACGAAAACGCCGCTGCCCCTGGCTCCCGCGAGGATTGTCGTCGTCGGAGGCGGGTTCGGTGGATTTCACGCATTGAGGCGTTTACAGAAACTTCTCGAACCCGAACGAGTGAGCCTGACGCTCGTCGCACCGACCGACTATCTCCTGTACAGCCCACTCCTGCCGGAGGTCGCGACGGGCGTACTGGACCCGCGTGACATCGCCGTCTCCATCAGGCAGACGTTGCGACGCACTCGCACCGTGCTCGGTCATGTCTCCTCGATCGACTTCGGCGAACGCACGCTGAGAGTCGAGGGCAGGGACGGGATCACCGAAATCGAGTGGGACAAGCTGATTCTCGCGCCAGGATCGGTCACCAGACAATTCGACATACCAGGTGTCGCCGAGAACGCGCACGGGCTCAAGACCTTGAGCGAGGCAACGTTCATCCGCAACCATGTCCTCGCGCAGCTCGATGCCGCCGACTCGTTGCCCGATACTCCGGCCGGTCGCGCAGAGCGGATCGAGCGGCTCACCGTCGTCGCTGTCGGCGCGGGGTACACGGGCACGGAATTTGTTGCGCAGATGCAGAACTGGGTCAAAGGAATAGCGACCCGCTGGGCGAGCATCGACCCGAGTGATGTTCGATGGCTTCTCGTCGACCTGGCGCCTGCAGTTCTACCGGAGCTGGGGGACAAGCTCGGCAAGGAAGCGATGGACGTATTGACCGCACGTGGGGTCGAGATCCGGCTCGAGGTGTCGGTAGCGTCGGCCACCGCAACCTCGGTGACGCTGACCGACGGAACCGTCGTGCCGTCGAGGACTCTCGTGTGGGGCGCGGGAGTGGCGCCGAGTCCGCTGATCGCCAAGCTGGACCTGCCGACCGAGAAGGGTCGTCTCGTCGTGGAACCCGACATGACAGTGGCGGGAGTGCCGAACGTCTGGGCCATCGGCGACGCGGCTGCGGTGCCCGATCTCGCATTGGATGCGTCGAAACCCACACCGCCGACCGCTCAACATGCGCAGCGGCAAGGGGTGCAGGTTGCGAAGAATGTGGCGGCAAGCCTCGGCGTCGGAGAATCGAAGCCGTATTTCCACAAGGATCTCGGACTCGTTGCGGATTTGGGCGGATTCGACGGTGTTGCAAAGCCTTTGGGGATACCGCTGAAGGGGCCGGTCGCGAAGTTCGTTGCCCGCAGCTATCACCTCTATGCGTTGCCGACCGCCGCGGCGAGAGTTCGAGTTGCCACTGACTGGCTGTACTCGACGATCCTGCCGACTCGGGTGGTCAATCTGGACCAGGTACGCGCCGAGGACGCGCTGATCGCGAAAGCGCAGGGGCAGTAG
- a CDS encoding aldo/keto reductase family protein, translating to MAYRFLGNSGFKVSEITYGNWLTHGSQVENDVATKCVHAALDAGITTFDTADVYANGAAESVLGEALKGVRRESLEIFTKVYFPVGPKGPNDTGLSRKHIFEGIDASLRRLGTDYVDLYQAHRYDVETPLEETIAAFGDIVRQGKALYIGVSEWDADQLRRGQSLAKENGFSIVSNQPQYSALWRVIEKDVVPTSKKLGISQIVWSPIAQGVLTGKYLPGQPLPEGSRATDDKGGDKMISRYLEDKTLTRVQKLAPIAADLGITMAQLAVAWVLANDNVAAALVGASRPEQIAENVKASEVVLDAEVLGKIDDALAGSIVTDPKLTRSPDARL from the coding sequence ATGGCATACAGATTTCTGGGCAACAGCGGATTCAAAGTTTCCGAGATCACCTATGGAAACTGGCTGACACACGGTTCGCAAGTGGAGAACGACGTCGCCACCAAGTGCGTGCACGCGGCTCTCGACGCGGGCATCACCACCTTCGACACCGCCGACGTCTACGCTAACGGCGCTGCAGAATCGGTCCTCGGGGAGGCTCTGAAAGGGGTACGTCGGGAATCGCTCGAGATCTTCACCAAGGTCTACTTCCCGGTCGGACCGAAAGGCCCCAACGACACCGGATTGTCACGCAAGCATATCTTCGAAGGCATCGACGCATCGTTGCGCAGGCTGGGCACCGACTACGTCGACCTCTATCAAGCACATCGATACGACGTCGAGACCCCGCTCGAGGAGACAATCGCCGCGTTCGGCGACATCGTCCGTCAGGGCAAAGCGCTGTACATCGGTGTCTCCGAGTGGGACGCCGACCAGTTGCGGCGAGGCCAGTCGCTGGCCAAGGAAAATGGATTCTCCATCGTCTCCAATCAGCCGCAGTACTCGGCACTGTGGCGGGTCATCGAAAAAGACGTGGTCCCGACGTCGAAGAAGCTCGGTATCTCGCAGATCGTCTGGTCACCCATCGCGCAGGGCGTGCTCACCGGCAAATACCTGCCCGGGCAGCCGCTGCCGGAGGGCTCGCGAGCGACCGACGACAAGGGCGGAGACAAGATGATCTCCCGCTACCTCGAAGACAAGACGCTCACCCGGGTGCAAAAACTCGCGCCGATCGCCGCAGACCTCGGCATCACCATGGCTCAGCTCGCCGTCGCCTGGGTCTTGGCGAACGACAACGTGGCCGCGGCACTGGTCGGCGCCTCGCGGCCGGAACAGATCGCGGAGAACGTCAAAGCCTCCGAAGTCGTCCTGGACGCGGAGGTGTTGGGGAAGATCGACGACGCCCTTGCCGGATCCATCGTCACCGATCCGAAACTGACGCGGTCTCCCGACGCCCGCCTCTGA
- a CDS encoding helix-turn-helix domain-containing protein, translated as MENTVELVREQIAQSWSRARLSGLDPSDTLEDFSVSEVDRRSRLLSAADPVLDRMDSVLRGSRYCVILADRDAKLVDIRFGTDAVRTLVESTGTVVGRTFTENTSGTNSIATVHELRKPVSVRGDEHYMESMKMFSCYGYPIVHPVTRRIEGVLDITFLEPDDNPLLEPMLGNAVSDIQDRLFEETRWSEQLLFGAFQRASARRRGAPAIAIADEIFLENTSAGTLLDAVDHAALRALTDDPVHRQGVVRSMTLSSGVRAAVRWERPASGAGIVIEIDPLREGSCSRPAAPLIRAEKKRGATASVSGEPGSGRTTVLSELAGDAKFFDAVDLVTSDPHEWMTLVGAALADSAGAVVIEHVHLLTPMIARSLYVQLQSAAAWFAVSSSPTPSASAEHRQLLTACSSTIELSPLRTRKHEIPGFVRTFLAQVPGGSDRRITAAAMTALMGYDWPGNLTELRSEVAEVAATRSVGDITARDLIRPTSRAPTACLGALDAAMREAIVRELERHGGNKRTTAEQLGISRTTLYKRMKGLGIVG; from the coding sequence GTGGAGAACACCGTGGAACTGGTTCGTGAACAGATCGCACAGTCGTGGAGTCGAGCCAGGCTCAGCGGCCTCGACCCGTCGGACACATTGGAGGATTTCAGCGTCTCCGAAGTGGACCGGCGCTCACGCTTGCTGTCCGCTGCCGACCCCGTCCTCGACCGTATGGACAGCGTCCTGCGCGGCAGTCGATACTGCGTCATCCTCGCCGACCGCGACGCAAAGCTCGTCGACATCAGATTCGGTACCGACGCTGTCCGCACTCTGGTGGAGTCGACGGGCACGGTGGTGGGTCGGACTTTCACCGAGAACACCTCGGGCACCAATTCGATCGCGACGGTGCACGAGCTCAGAAAGCCGGTATCGGTGCGTGGCGACGAGCATTACATGGAATCGATGAAGATGTTCAGCTGCTATGGATATCCGATCGTCCACCCCGTCACCCGCCGGATCGAGGGCGTACTCGACATCACCTTCCTCGAGCCGGACGACAATCCGTTGCTCGAGCCGATGCTCGGAAATGCTGTCTCGGATATTCAGGACCGACTGTTCGAGGAAACCCGGTGGAGCGAACAGCTCCTCTTCGGAGCGTTCCAGCGCGCCTCGGCACGCAGACGCGGCGCACCGGCCATCGCGATAGCCGACGAAATATTCTTGGAGAACACCAGCGCAGGAACACTTCTCGATGCTGTCGATCACGCCGCCTTGCGGGCACTGACCGACGATCCGGTGCACCGCCAAGGCGTCGTCCGATCGATGACGTTGAGTTCGGGGGTGCGTGCCGCGGTGCGATGGGAACGTCCGGCTTCCGGTGCGGGCATCGTGATCGAGATCGATCCGCTGCGCGAAGGGTCGTGCAGCAGACCGGCTGCACCGTTGATCCGCGCCGAGAAGAAGCGTGGAGCCACCGCCAGTGTCAGCGGCGAACCCGGCTCCGGGCGCACTACGGTGCTGTCCGAGCTTGCCGGTGACGCGAAGTTCTTCGACGCCGTCGATCTCGTGACCAGTGATCCGCACGAGTGGATGACGCTCGTGGGTGCCGCACTCGCCGACTCTGCCGGCGCGGTGGTGATCGAGCATGTCCATCTGCTCACGCCGATGATTGCGCGAAGTCTCTATGTACAGCTTCAAAGCGCAGCTGCGTGGTTTGCCGTGTCTTCGAGTCCCACGCCTTCAGCGTCCGCTGAGCACCGTCAACTCCTCACCGCATGTAGTTCGACGATCGAACTGTCCCCACTTCGAACGCGTAAGCACGAGATCCCCGGCTTCGTGCGCACCTTCCTGGCACAGGTACCGGGCGGAAGCGACCGTCGCATCACGGCGGCCGCGATGACCGCGCTGATGGGTTACGACTGGCCTGGCAATCTGACCGAATTGCGGAGCGAGGTGGCCGAGGTTGCCGCCACCCGTTCGGTCGGTGACATCACGGCGCGGGATCTGATCAGGCCGACGTCGCGAGCGCCTACCGCTTGCCTGGGGGCCCTCGATGCCGCGATGCGCGAGGCGATCGTTCGCGAACTCGAACGCCACGGGGGCAACAAGCGCACCACCGCAGAGCAGCTTGGTATCAGCCGGACCACGCTGTACAAGCGAATGAAAGGCCTCGGCATCGTGGGCTGA